From a region of the Butyrivibrio sp. AE3004 genome:
- a CDS encoding type II toxin-antitoxin system RelE/ParE family toxin yields MIKSFAHKGLKDFYETGSKKGIQPDHAPKLARMLDRLDASTSAQDMNLPGYRLHTLKGDKQDMWSVTVNGNWRMTFYFEGQDAFLVDYMDYH; encoded by the coding sequence ATGATAAAATCGTTTGCACATAAAGGTTTAAAAGACTTCTATGAAACTGGTTCAAAGAAGGGAATTCAGCCAGATCATGCACCGAAATTAGCGAGAATGCTTGACCGATTGGATGCCAGCACCAGTGCTCAAGATATGAACTTGCCTGGGTATAGATTACATACACTTAAAGGTGATAAGCAGGATATGTGGTCTGTTACAGTAAATGGTAATTGGAGAATGACTTTTTACTTTGAGGGTCAGGATGCATTTCTTGTAGACTACATGGACTATCACTGA
- a CDS encoding protein-ADP-ribose hydrolase, producing the protein MNHAEQRVWMIQQLLDEDLNYKGYTIPNDTNEQKDMLRALMNVREPKPISQEFLDIQDEYLKEENNSVKITDVNDLTPTKNDDRLYLWQGDITALRISAITNPANDRMCGCFQPLHSCADNIIHSKSGIQLRGECFRIMKKQGHPEPTGQAKITPAYNLPCDYILHTVGPIVQGPLTKKHEDLLASCYKSCLDLADKNGVTEIAFCCISTGVFMFPNQRAAEIAVETVKNWLDETGSEMKIVFNVFKNLDFEIYEKLLNG; encoded by the coding sequence TTGAATCATGCTGAGCAAAGAGTATGGATGATTCAACAACTGCTGGATGAAGATTTAAATTATAAAGGCTATACAATTCCTAATGATACTAATGAGCAGAAAGATATGCTCAGAGCACTTATGAATGTTAGAGAACCTAAGCCTATTAGTCAGGAATTTCTTGATATTCAGGATGAATATCTTAAAGAAGAGAATAATTCTGTAAAAATTACAGATGTGAATGATTTAACTCCTACCAAAAACGATGACAGATTATATCTTTGGCAGGGAGATATAACTGCATTAAGGATTTCAGCAATCACAAATCCTGCCAATGACCGTATGTGTGGATGTTTTCAGCCGCTTCATTCCTGCGCGGATAACATTATTCACTCGAAATCTGGAATTCAGCTTCGCGGCGAATGTTTTAGAATAATGAAAAAGCAGGGACATCCGGAACCTACAGGACAAGCCAAAATAACTCCAGCATACAACCTACCATGTGATTATATTCTTCATACAGTTGGACCAATTGTTCAGGGACCATTAACAAAGAAGCATGAAGATTTGCTTGCTTCTTGCTATAAGTCGTGCCTTGATCTTGCGGATAAGAATGGAGTTACTGAGATAGCTTTTTGCTGTATCTCTACTGGAGTATTCATGTTTCCTAATCAGAGAGCTGCTGAGATTGCTGTAGAGACAGTTAAAAACTGGCTTGATGAGACAGGCAGTGAGATGAAGATTGTTTTCAATGTATTTAAGAATCTTGATTTTGAAATATATGAAAAACTGTTAAATGGTTAA
- a CDS encoding helix-turn-helix domain-containing protein, with protein MPDEDARPGIKLEFIRRQKGISRKELADKLEIAPGALFNLENEFNPIHFDDALKLGNALDVEPDIFIDESARFCASGYGEKIRIIRRACDATQEEFFKMIGVTRSTLSCWEAEIGEYHPSSVFYYKLKEIAEEKNIDINRLNSDPDSFIDDYELFLTGDYGEKIKYIRSAYGVTQTEFCNMIGYTSGTSSCNWESMTEKPLRKAYNRIKFVAEAKGIDINKLNANPDYYKDEYSRFVEKNSGAKIRYIRLQYRAFTDDFGKMLGCSGNAVCTWERGQCIMGRQYFDELKKLAEAKEINLESLDDNPDVFKDDYDRFCVTGCGKKLRYIRNICGMSAEKYAEVIGVSRQTIFIWESELVQRGTIRRPGRENFEKIKQVAIEHGIDLDTIDEELAKVDDYEVFCQNGFGAKIKSLRNVYGMSQRAFSELVGVSVETISRWEREGKVRGKIAFPSKERFREFKRLAEEKGVDFLESC; from the coding sequence ATGCCGGATGAAGACGCTAGGCCAGGAATTAAACTGGAATTTATAAGAAGACAAAAAGGGATTAGTAGAAAAGAACTTGCTGATAAATTAGAAATTGCTCCAGGGGCTTTGTTTAATCTTGAAAATGAATTTAATCCAATCCATTTTGATGATGCATTGAAACTTGGAAATGCACTTGACGTTGAACCAGATATCTTTATTGATGAAAGTGCAAGGTTTTGTGCTTCAGGTTATGGAGAGAAGATAAGAATTATTCGACGAGCTTGTGACGCAACTCAGGAAGAGTTTTTTAAAATGATTGGTGTTACCCGATCGACTTTATCCTGCTGGGAAGCAGAAATTGGTGAGTACCATCCAAGTTCAGTATTCTATTACAAACTGAAAGAAATTGCTGAAGAAAAAAATATTGATATTAACCGTCTTAATAGTGATCCAGACAGCTTCATCGATGATTATGAACTGTTCTTAACAGGAGACTATGGTGAAAAAATAAAATATATCCGTTCTGCTTATGGTGTAACACAGACAGAGTTTTGTAATATGATTGGATATACAAGTGGGACATCATCATGTAATTGGGAATCCATGACTGAGAAACCGCTTCGAAAGGCCTATAATAGGATAAAGTTTGTGGCAGAAGCAAAGGGTATAGACATTAACAAGCTAAATGCTAATCCGGATTATTATAAGGACGAGTATTCAAGATTTGTAGAGAAGAATAGTGGCGCTAAGATTAGATATATTAGGTTGCAGTACAGAGCTTTTACTGATGACTTTGGTAAAATGCTAGGTTGTTCAGGAAATGCTGTTTGTACATGGGAACGAGGACAATGTATCATGGGGCGCCAGTATTTCGATGAGTTAAAGAAACTTGCAGAAGCAAAAGAAATCAATCTTGAGAGTTTAGATGACAATCCTGATGTATTCAAAGATGATTACGATAGGTTCTGTGTAACAGGTTGTGGAAAGAAATTAAGATATATCAGAAATATCTGTGGAATGTCGGCAGAAAAGTATGCAGAAGTTATTGGAGTAAGCAGGCAAACTATTTTTATCTGGGAGTCTGAATTAGTTCAAAGAGGAACAATCAGAAGACCGGGAAGAGAAAATTTTGAAAAAATCAAACAAGTAGCTATAGAACATGGGATTGATTTAGACACAATAGATGAGGAACTGGCCAAGGTTGATGATTATGAAGTTTTTTGCCAAAACGGATTTGGCGCTAAGATAAAGTCTCTTAGAAATGTATATGGAATGTCACAGCGTGCATTTTCAGAGCTCGTTGGAGTTTCTGTTGAGACGATTAGTAGATGGGAACGTGAGGGCAAAGTTAGAGGAAAAATAGCGTTTCCATCTAAGGAAAGGTTCCGAGAATTTAAGAGATTGGCAGAAGAGAAAGGAGTTGATTTTCTTGAATCATGCTGA
- a CDS encoding SIR2 family NAD-dependent protein deacylase, which yields MTTAKIRSFQPNGYQETIKKGLSAIHSFNSGMSLGKDDDTEQLDRLKEEIKTADAIVIGAGAGLSTSAGFTYSGDRFKKWFSDFEEKYGFQDMYSGGFYPYKTKEEFWAYWSRYIYINRYLDAPKDTYTKLYNLVKDKDYFVITTNVDHCFQKAGFDKKRLFYTQGDYGLFQSLNPAIRENFNNEDWVMNAMESQGFVKDGNGIFAIPSGGGVRMEIDSSLIPKCPIDGSDVTMNLRSDDTFLEDEGWHRASAAYSDFLRRHETLHVLFLELGVGSNTPVIIKYPFWQMTMENEKATYACLNYKEAYCPREIENRSVCINCDIDELLDNHRWRDYQKL from the coding sequence ATGACAACGGCTAAGATCAGATCGTTTCAGCCAAATGGATATCAGGAAACAATAAAAAAAGGTTTAAGTGCCATACATAGCTTTAACAGCGGTATGTCCCTTGGGAAAGATGATGATACAGAGCAGCTTGACAGATTAAAAGAAGAAATAAAGACAGCTGATGCTATTGTTATTGGAGCCGGGGCAGGACTTTCTACTTCCGCAGGGTTTACGTACAGTGGAGACCGGTTTAAAAAGTGGTTTTCTGATTTTGAAGAAAAATATGGTTTTCAAGACATGTATTCAGGCGGGTTTTACCCATACAAAACCAAGGAAGAGTTCTGGGCATATTGGTCAAGGTATATCTACATCAACAGATACCTTGATGCACCTAAAGATACTTATACAAAACTTTATAACCTTGTTAAGGATAAAGATTACTTTGTGATTACTACAAACGTGGATCATTGCTTTCAGAAAGCAGGCTTTGATAAGAAAAGATTATTTTACACTCAGGGAGATTATGGTCTGTTTCAAAGTTTGAATCCTGCAATTAGGGAAAACTTTAATAATGAAGACTGGGTGATGAATGCCATGGAATCTCAGGGATTTGTTAAGGATGGGAATGGAATTTTTGCAATACCATCTGGTGGTGGAGTCAGAATGGAAATTGACAGCAGTTTGATTCCAAAGTGTCCGATTGATGGTAGTGATGTTACCATGAATCTTAGAAGTGATGATACATTCCTTGAAGATGAAGGCTGGCATAGAGCATCAGCGGCTTATTCTGATTTCCTTAGAAGACATGAAACCCTGCATGTGCTTTTCCTGGAGCTTGGGGTAGGCAGCAATACACCAGTAATAATCAAGTATCCATTCTGGCAAATGACAATGGAAAATGAAAAAGCTACATATGCATGCTTGAATTACAAAGAGGCATACTGTCCCAGAGAGATAGAAAATAGGAGCGTATGCATTAACTGTGATATAGATGAGCTTTTGGATAATCACAGGTGGCGTGATTATCAGAAGTTATGA
- a CDS encoding radical SAM mobile pair protein A → MSICIKDQIQNMNLVIGCTVGCPYCYARNNTRRYHIIDDFEKPQFFQGKLRMMEKKKPQNFLLTGMSDLSGWHEEWREEVFKKIAENPQHQFLFLTKRPDLLSFETDLDNAWFGVTVTRKSELWRIDALRSNVKAKKYHVTFEPLFDDPGKVDLTGIDWIVVGTMTGAKSRTVKTDPGWAYSLTEQAHELNIPVFWKEDLVPIMGEEMIQEMPDAFNKVLEEQRIWNNQKSK, encoded by the coding sequence ATGAGTATCTGTATTAAAGATCAGATTCAGAACATGAATCTTGTTATAGGGTGCACTGTTGGATGTCCGTACTGCTATGCCAGAAACAATACGAGGCGTTATCACATCATAGATGATTTTGAAAAGCCACAGTTTTTTCAAGGAAAGCTTCGTATGATGGAAAAGAAAAAACCGCAGAATTTTCTGCTGACCGGCATGAGCGATCTCTCGGGCTGGCATGAGGAATGGAGAGAGGAAGTCTTTAAAAAGATAGCAGAGAATCCTCAGCACCAGTTTCTTTTTCTTACCAAACGACCGGATCTTCTGTCTTTTGAAACAGATCTTGATAATGCATGGTTTGGCGTTACAGTTACGAGAAAGTCTGAGTTATGGCGTATTGATGCACTGCGGAGCAATGTGAAGGCAAAAAAATATCATGTTACCTTTGAGCCTTTGTTCGATGATCCGGGTAAGGTTGATCTTACAGGCATTGACTGGATTGTGGTGGGAACCATGACAGGTGCAAAGAGCAGGACTGTTAAAACAGATCCCGGGTGGGCTTATTCATTGACAGAACAGGCTCATGAACTGAACATTCCTGTATTCTGGAAAGAAGATCTTGTTCCGATTATGGGAGAAGAAATGATACAGGAAATGCCGGATGCTTTTAACAAAGTGCTGGAGGAACAGAGGATATGGAACAACCAGAAATCAAAGTAA
- a CDS encoding GNAT family N-acetyltransferase, which produces MIRKAVKSDLDAVENIYDEIHQAEEAGIISVGWIRGIYPVKETAEEALKRDDLFVIEKDGIVLGSGIINKVQMDIYNNVKWEHEVEDDKVCVLHTLAISPRSGKMGLGKQFLRFYEDYALHNGCSELRIDTNELNIIARKMYSKLGYKELSILPTIYNGLPHVNLVLMEKYIGGHA; this is translated from the coding sequence ATGATACGTAAAGCAGTGAAATCGGACCTTGATGCAGTAGAAAATATCTATGATGAGATCCATCAGGCAGAGGAAGCAGGGATAATTTCTGTTGGGTGGATCAGGGGGATATATCCTGTAAAAGAGACGGCAGAAGAGGCTTTGAAAAGAGATGACCTTTTTGTTATTGAAAAGGACGGCATTGTCCTTGGTTCAGGAATCATAAATAAGGTTCAGATGGATATATATAATAATGTCAAATGGGAGCATGAGGTGGAAGATGATAAGGTGTGTGTGCTGCATACACTTGCAATATCACCTCGATCGGGAAAGATGGGACTCGGCAAGCAGTTTCTCAGATTTTATGAGGATTATGCATTACATAATGGTTGTTCCGAACTTAGGATAGATACAAACGAACTAAATATTATTGCACGAAAAATGTACAGTAAACTTGGATATAAAGAGCTTTCTATTTTACCTACAATCTATAACGGTTTACCCCATGTAAATCTGGTGTTGATGGAAAAATATATTGGAGGACATGCATGA
- a CDS encoding cupin domain-containing protein has translation MSNFKKVNVTEAPRTELHDALGLTGAEISINHLPAGAGVPFVHSHKNNEEIYLILSGKGKAVIDGEDVEIAKGDVVRISPEGKRQFLAAEDSELSYACIQVKAGSIGGFTAEDAVMY, from the coding sequence ATGTCAAATTTCAAAAAAGTAAACGTAACAGAGGCTCCTAGAACAGAACTTCATGATGCTCTTGGTTTAACGGGAGCAGAGATAAGTATCAATCATCTTCCTGCAGGAGCAGGTGTTCCCTTTGTACACTCACATAAAAATAATGAGGAAATCTATCTTATTCTTTCCGGAAAGGGTAAGGCTGTAATTGATGGAGAGGATGTTGAAATCGCTAAAGGTGATGTGGTTAGAATTTCACCTGAAGGAAAGAGACAGTTTCTTGCTGCGGAAGATTCAGAGTTAAGCTATGCATGTATCCAGGTCAAGGCAGGTTCAATTGGTGGATTCACTGCAGAGGATGCAGTGATGTACTGA
- a CDS encoding SDR family NAD(P)-dependent oxidoreductase: protein MEIVMTNGKVAVITGGAHGIGKAVAESFRADGVTVHIIDKTLGDWFVGDVGDKDTLERFAKHVIEQSGHVDYLINNALPIMKGIDECSYEDFQYALSVGVTAPFYLTKLLMPVLSDGASIINISSSRDRMSQPKTESYTAAKGGIAALTHALAISLAGKARVNSISPGWIDTTDTEIIGADALQQPVGRVGTPEDIAEMVKFLCSDKAGFITGENICIDGGMTRQMIYHGEHGWTYDV from the coding sequence ATGGAGATCGTTATGACCAATGGTAAAGTAGCTGTAATTACAGGTGGTGCTCACGGCATTGGAAAAGCTGTAGCAGAATCGTTTCGTGCTGATGGTGTTACCGTGCACATTATTGATAAAACACTCGGGGACTGGTTCGTGGGTGATGTAGGAGATAAGGATACATTAGAGAGATTTGCAAAACATGTCATAGAACAGTCCGGACATGTAGATTATCTCATCAATAATGCGCTTCCAATCATGAAAGGAATTGATGAATGCAGTTACGAGGACTTTCAATATGCCCTTTCCGTTGGCGTGACAGCTCCGTTTTACCTTACGAAGCTATTGATGCCTGTATTGTCAGATGGAGCATCTATTATAAATATATCATCATCTCGTGACAGGATGAGCCAGCCTAAAACAGAAAGCTATACTGCGGCAAAGGGCGGGATAGCTGCATTAACACATGCCCTAGCAATCAGCCTTGCAGGAAAAGCCAGAGTGAACAGTATTTCACCGGGATGGATAGATACGACTGATACTGAAATCATAGGAGCAGATGCCTTACAGCAGCCTGTAGGACGAGTAGGAACGCCGGAAGATATCGCTGAAATGGTGAAGTTCCTATGTTCTGATAAAGCCGGTTTTATCACGGGTGAGAATATCTGTATAGACGGCGGCATGACAAGACAGATGATCTATCATGGCGAACATGGATGGACATACGATGTTTGA
- a CDS encoding winged helix-turn-helix transcriptional regulator: MKSIYGQCPYATTQRVLQGKWAIVILFQLSTGTQRFNELERNIPDITRAMLTRQLRQLENDKLITRKVYAEVPPRVEYSLSEMGEKFRKVLDQIELFGFEYIKEIEKAEG, from the coding sequence ATGAAAAGCATTTACGGTCAATGTCCTTATGCCACAACTCAAAGAGTCCTTCAAGGTAAGTGGGCCATAGTTATACTCTTTCAGCTTAGTACAGGAACACAACGTTTTAACGAACTTGAAAGGAATATTCCGGACATCACCAGAGCTATGCTGACCAGACAGTTAAGACAATTGGAAAATGACAAACTGATAACCAGAAAGGTATATGCCGAAGTTCCTCCCAGAGTTGAATATAGTCTTAGCGAAATGGGCGAAAAATTCAGGAAGGTCTTGGATCAGATTGAACTTTTCGGCTTTGAATATATTAAAGAAATAGAAAAAGCTGAAGGTTGA
- a CDS encoding 4Fe-4S binding protein produces the protein METKDYLNYIVHEIHRTIVATVDDEGLPVTAAIDMMDCDDVSLYFLTAKGKGFYDRLKKRGFLAFTAMKGEDTMSSIAVSIRGKVRELGYDRIPELFEKNPYMHQIYPTEESMKALTVFQIFEGNGEWFDLSKKPIERASFTFGGSEKKTEGYYITDSCIGCGNCVSVCPQNCIRKDQVPFRIELDHCLHCGNCMNACPVGAVVRR, from the coding sequence ATGGAGACCAAAGACTATCTGAATTATATTGTACATGAAATACACAGGACGATCGTAGCAACGGTTGATGATGAAGGTCTGCCTGTTACGGCGGCAATCGATATGATGGACTGCGATGATGTCAGCCTGTACTTCCTTACCGCAAAAGGAAAGGGGTTTTATGACAGACTGAAAAAAAGAGGATTCCTTGCTTTTACAGCCATGAAGGGCGAAGATACAATGTCAAGCATCGCAGTATCCATCAGAGGCAAGGTTCGTGAACTTGGCTACGACAGGATACCGGAACTGTTTGAGAAGAATCCTTATATGCATCAGATCTATCCGACGGAAGAATCCATGAAGGCACTTACGGTATTTCAGATATTTGAAGGAAACGGTGAGTGGTTTGATCTTTCAAAGAAGCCGATAGAGAGAGCTTCATTTACATTTGGTGGGTCAGAAAAGAAAACAGAAGGATATTATATTACGGACAGTTGTATCGGCTGTGGAAACTGCGTGTCGGTTTGTCCACAGAATTGCATCAGGAAGGACCAAGTTCCATTTCGGATTGAGCTGGATCATTGTCTGCACTGCGGTAATTGTATGAATGCCTGTCCGGTCGGAGCAGTGGTCAGGAGATAA
- a CDS encoding SOS response-associated peptidase, which produces MCTRYALEKDLPELKDIIEIALRSSLTSKFVDTYARPLITDGEVRPTDIVPVIAPNAKGVKSVFPMQWGFLARDGKRSLFNARVESAMEKPTFKDAWKSHRCIIPASYYFECEHFKSADGRVKTGDKYAIQPRGCTVTWLCGLYRIEDGYPVFVVLTKEPTAELSKIHDRMPLMLPKERIDEWISPASDPAEIVPFALSDMVMEKAGVF; this is translated from the coding sequence ATGTGTACCAGATATGCGCTGGAGAAGGATCTCCCGGAGTTAAAAGATATAATTGAAATAGCTTTACGGTCATCTCTAACCAGTAAATTTGTAGATACCTACGCAAGGCCGCTGATCACTGATGGAGAAGTACGCCCAACAGATATAGTTCCTGTAATAGCCCCCAATGCCAAAGGTGTAAAAAGTGTATTTCCCATGCAATGGGGCTTTCTTGCAAGAGACGGTAAACGGAGCCTTTTCAATGCCCGTGTTGAATCCGCTATGGAAAAGCCCACCTTCAAGGACGCCTGGAAATCACACAGATGCATCATCCCAGCTTCTTATTACTTTGAGTGTGAACATTTCAAAAGCGCAGATGGCAGGGTCAAGACCGGTGATAAATATGCCATACAGCCAAGAGGCTGCACTGTGACCTGGCTCTGCGGTCTTTACCGCATCGAAGACGGCTATCCTGTATTTGTGGTTCTCACCAAAGAGCCAACAGCAGAGCTCTCCAAAATCCATGACAGGATGCCACTTATGCTTCCAAAAGAAAGAATAGATGAATGGATAAGCCCTGCATCAGATCCGGCTGAAATTGTTCCGTTTGCTTTATCAGATATGGTTATGGAAAAAGCTGGTGTCTTTTGA
- a CDS encoding adenylate kinase, protein MVIIITGASHVGKTILAQRMLEKYKYPYFSIDHLKMGLIRSGITDFTPEDDDELTDYLWPIVREIIKTAIENEQNLIVEGCYIPFDWRNSFGEQYLQSIRFICLAMSDEYIDSHFEEIKSHGSDIETRLDDSNCSAEQLKQDNHQIIEGYQSNGEQTTLITESFDDSIRGVLD, encoded by the coding sequence ATGGTAATAATTATAACGGGAGCATCCCATGTCGGGAAAACGATTCTGGCACAACGGATGCTTGAGAAATACAAATACCCTTATTTTTCAATTGACCATTTGAAAATGGGACTTATTCGTAGCGGCATTACTGATTTCACCCCAGAAGACGATGATGAACTTACAGACTATCTTTGGCCAATCGTTCGAGAGATAATAAAGACTGCTATTGAGAATGAGCAGAACCTTATTGTTGAAGGCTGCTATATACCTTTTGATTGGAGGAATAGTTTTGGGGAGCAGTATCTTCAGTCGATAAGATTCATCTGCCTTGCTATGTCAGATGAATATATAGATTCGCATTTTGAAGAAATAAAATCACATGGCTCTGATATCGAAACAAGGCTTGATGATTCTAATTGTTCAGCTGAGCAACTTAAACAAGATAACCACCAAATCATAGAGGGGTACCAATCTAACGGAGAACAGACCACTCTAATCACAGAAAGCTTCGATGATTCGATAAGGGGAGTATTGGATTAG
- a CDS encoding radical SAM mobile pair system MarR family transcriptional regulator yields the protein MKTNGGFLVTKIKQLGDRIFERILAEKNIDAFNGAQGRILYVLWQEDGVPIKIISEKSGLAITSLTTMLERMEKNGLISRKTDEADKRKTLLFLTDKAKELKEAYDSVSNEMGNIYYRDFTDKEILQFEEYLNRIRVNLEEWSDK from the coding sequence ATGAAGACAAATGGTGGATTTCTTGTTACAAAAATAAAACAGCTGGGTGATCGTATATTTGAAAGGATACTGGCAGAAAAAAACATTGATGCATTTAACGGAGCTCAGGGAAGGATTCTTTATGTCTTATGGCAGGAAGATGGTGTTCCTATTAAAATTATTTCCGAGAAAAGCGGACTTGCAATTACTTCACTTACAACCATGCTTGAGCGGATGGAAAAAAACGGACTGATAAGCCGCAAAACTGATGAAGCTGATAAGAGAAAAACTCTTCTGTTCCTCACAGATAAAGCCAAAGAACTTAAAGAAGCTTATGACTCCGTATCCAATGAGATGGGGAATATTTATTATCGTGATTTTACGGATAAAGAGATTCTTCAGTTTGAAGAGTATCTTAACCGCATCAGGGTAAACCTTGAGGAATGGAGTGACAAATGA
- a CDS encoding radical SAM mobile pair protein B, whose protein sequence is MEQPEIKVNHIETKSVMTKSNTPIGGYSVNPYVGCPHACKYCYASFMKRFTGHTEEWGTFMDVKDWPEIKNPKKYAGQKVIIGTVTDGYNPLEETYKNTRRLLEELKDSGADILICTKSDLVLRDLDLLKEINENSRLTVSWSINTLDEEFKDDMDAAVSIERRLAAMKEVYAAGIRTICFISPVFPGITDIEAIIDRTKDQCDLVWLENLNLRGGFKADIMKYISDKHPDLVPLYDEIYNKKNRSYFEALEKKAEELAKKYDCRFVDNETPYERVEKGHPTIVDYFYHEEVRGTANSGKRNVIHNP, encoded by the coding sequence ATGGAACAACCAGAAATCAAAGTAAATCATATAGAAACAAAAAGTGTAATGACAAAATCGAATACTCCTATTGGAGGATATTCGGTGAATCCCTATGTGGGGTGTCCCCATGCCTGTAAATACTGCTACGCATCTTTTATGAAACGCTTTACAGGGCATACGGAGGAATGGGGAACTTTCATGGATGTGAAAGACTGGCCTGAAATAAAGAATCCAAAGAAGTATGCCGGCCAGAAGGTAATCATTGGAACAGTTACGGATGGTTATAATCCGCTAGAGGAAACATATAAAAATACAAGAAGACTTCTGGAAGAACTAAAGGACAGTGGTGCGGACATACTTATCTGCACAAAGTCAGACCTTGTACTAAGAGATCTGGATCTGCTAAAAGAGATCAATGAAAATAGCAGACTTACAGTATCATGGTCAATCAATACTCTCGATGAAGAGTTTAAAGATGATATGGATGCGGCAGTAAGCATAGAAAGAAGGCTTGCTGCAATGAAAGAGGTATATGCGGCAGGCATTCGTACAATTTGCTTCATTTCACCCGTTTTCCCGGGGATTACGGATATAGAAGCAATCATAGACAGGACAAAAGATCAGTGTGACCTTGTATGGCTTGAGAATCTGAATCTTCGCGGAGGTTTTAAGGCAGATATCATGAAATACATTTCCGATAAACATCCGGATCTGGTGCCGCTGTATGACGAAATTTATAACAAAAAGAACCGCAGCTATTTTGAAGCGCTGGAAAAGAAAGCAGAAGAGCTGGCTAAAAAGTATGATTGCAGGTTTGTTGATAATGAAACTCCGTATGAGAGAGTAGAGAAAGGACATCCAACAATCGTAGATTACTTTTACCACGAAGAAGTAAGAGGAACTGCCAATAGTGGAAAGAGAAATGTAATTCATAATCCTTGA
- a CDS encoding HigA family addiction module antitoxin, with the protein MTRRPTHPGNVFLEDVMKPLNLTVTDAARMLGVSRKALSEFVNEKASLSPEMAIRISKATNTSPESWMNMQQKLTLWIAQQNEPSNVIPFPLDAVKEG; encoded by the coding sequence ATGACTAGAAGACCGACACATCCAGGAAATGTATTCTTGGAAGATGTAATGAAACCATTGAATCTCACAGTCACCGATGCAGCGAGAATGCTAGGAGTAAGTAGAAAAGCATTGTCAGAGTTTGTTAATGAGAAAGCTTCTCTTAGCCCGGAAATGGCCATAAGGATAAGCAAGGCAACTAATACATCTCCGGAAAGCTGGATGAATATGCAGCAGAAACTGACGCTATGGATAGCACAGCAAAATGAACCATCAAATGTAATACCCTTTCCTCTGGACGCAGTAAAAGAGGGATGA
- a CDS encoding Rrf2 family transcriptional regulator, which yields MQISSRFTVALHIFACVDTFKDEYKVTSDFLASSINTNPVIIRKILTQLKSAGLINVARGTGGIELTRDLSEITFFDVYEAIEPVEDGDLFRFHEAPNPECPVGRNIHTLLDDKLKSIQDAMETEMKKYTLMDIRTGMQELLAKEA from the coding sequence ATGCAGATTTCAAGCAGATTTACAGTGGCATTACATATCTTTGCCTGTGTTGATACATTCAAGGATGAATATAAGGTGACCAGTGACTTTCTGGCATCGAGCATCAATACTAATCCCGTCATAATCAGAAAGATACTCACGCAGCTAAAGAGTGCCGGACTGATCAACGTAGCCCGTGGAACCGGCGGGATCGAACTTACAAGAGATTTATCGGAGATTACCTTCTTTGACGTATACGAAGCGATCGAACCTGTGGAGGACGGTGATCTGTTCCGATTCCATGAAGCACCAAATCCGGAATGCCCGGTTGGTAGGAACATTCATACGCTGCTGGATGATAAGCTTAAGAGCATTCAGGATGCGATGGAGACAGAAATGAAGAAGTACACGCTTATGGACATCCGAACAGGAATGCAGGAACTTCTGGCGAAGGAAGCTTAA